ATATCTACGCCTGGATCTGCATGCTCGCCTATGCCTACGGCAGTCCCAACGTGATGTTCGGCCTCACGGGTCAGGCCTGCTATGGTCCGAGACTGGCGGCCGCCATCACGGTCCAGGGGGATTTTGCCGTGTTTGATGCGGCCCAGTGGTTTGAGGACCGGTATGACCATCCCGGATACAAAGTGCCGGAAACCATGATCATCTGGGGATACAACATCCATGCCACCTGCCCGGATAACCTGTTCGGCCACTGGATCATCGATTTGATGAAAAAAGGCACCAAGATCATCTGCATCGACCCCCGCCTGTCCTGGTTCGGATCCCGGGCCAAGCATCATCTGCGGCTGCGGCCGGGAACCGACTCGGCCCTGGTCATGGGATTTTTACACGTGGTGATCAACCAGGGCCTGTATGATGAAGCGTTTGTGAAAAAATGGTCCAATGCCGTGCACCTGATCCGCAAGGACACGGGAAAGCTGGTCAGGGAATCGGATCTTTTTTCCGGCGGATCAGAAAAGAATTTTGCAGTATGGGATACCAAAGACAACAAACCCGTGATCTGGGATACCACGCTGGTGGGATTCAAAGATACCCCGGATGCGGACCCGGCCGTGTCCGGAGAATGGGAAATCAAGACGGCAGACGGGGGTACCGTGGCCTGTCACACGGTCTGGGATGCGTTTTGCGCCCGGGCCAATGAATATCCTCTGGACAAAGTGGAAAATATCACAGGCGTGCCGAAAAAAGATATTCATGATGCCGCCGTGCTCTATGCCAAAAGCAAGCCCGGCGCCATCCACTGGGGCGTGGCCGTGGACATGACCCCGGCGTTGACGCCGCTGGTCACGGGCATTTCTGCTTTGTGGGCCATCACCGGCAACCTGGATGTTCCCGGCGGCAACGTGTTTGCCAGATTTGCCTTTGATGTGGTGCCCTATGCTTTGCCCGGCACCAAAGGGGCCATCCGCCTGAAAACTGAAGAACAGGACAAGCCCCGCATCGGAGCGAACCGGTACATGCCGTTGAACAAGTTTTACTGGCGGTGCCAGACCGACATGACCCTGGACCAGATTTTCACGGAAGATCCGTATCCCATCAAAGGGATGTGGATCCAGACCGCGGGCATCATGCAGGGCCTTGGCATGGATCCCAAAAAATGGCGGGCCGCCCTGGAAAAGCTGGATTTCATCGTGGCCGTGGATCTGTTCCATACCCCCACCACCCAGTATGCGGATGTGGTGCTGCCGGCAGGCACTTTTCTGGAAAAAGACAGTTTCAGAAGCTGGTGGGTGCCGCTGCAGACCATCAACAAGGTGGTGGAGGTGGAAGGGTGCCGGCCGGATGTGGCCATCAATTTCGAGCTGGCCAGGCGGTTTGACCCGGAGTTTAAGTTTGACACCATCCATGAACTGTATGACGATATCCTCAAGCCTGCGGGCATGACATTTAAAGAACTCCAGGCAAAAGGATGGGCTTATCCCCCGGAAGGCAGTGCCTCCTGCCCCTACTTGCGCCATGAAAAAGGGCTGCTGCGGCAGGATGGCAGGCCCGGATTCCGGACCCAGACCGGGCTGTTCGAACTGTACGCCACCCTCAGGGAAGAATGGGACCTGGAGCCCATGCCCCAGCATGAGGAACCGCCTTTTACCCCGGTATCCCGGCCGGACCTGGCCAAAGAATATCCATTGATCCTGTCCACTGGCCGGCGGTCTCCGGCATTTTTTCACACGGAACACCGCCAGATTCCCTGGCTTCGGGAGATCGATCCGGATCCTGTGGTGGAGATTCACCCGGCCACGGCCGCTAAAAATCATATCAGCCACGGCGAATGGATGTGGATTGAAAACTGGATGGGCCGGGCCCGTTACAAGGCCAAGGTCACGCCCGTGGTGCCCGAATGGATGATCATGGCCCCCCACGGCTGGTGGTTCCCGGAAAAAAAGGCGGCTGAGCCGGATCTTTACGGCATGTGGGACGCCAATATCAACCAGCTCATCCCCATGGGTCACCAGGGCAAGGACGGCCAGGGCGCCCCCATCAAGCACTCCATGTGCCGGATCTACAAATGTGAAGGAGGCAGATCATGAGCCCAAAACCGCAATTCGGTCTTCTCATCGACTATGAATACTGCACGGGGTGCCACACCTGCCAGGTGGCCTGTGCCCAGGAAAACAACTGGCCCGCCGGCATGGGCGGCATCCGGGTCCAGGAGATCGTCCAGACCCTTCCCAATGACAAACATTATCTGACCTATCTGCCGTTTCCCACGGAATTGTGCATCCTGTGCCGGCCCCGCACGAAAAAAGGGCTGGACCCTGCCTGTGTGAAGCATTGCATGGCCGGGTGCATGACTTTTGGCCCCATTGATGAACTGGCCGAAAAAATAAAGGAAAAACCGCGTATGGTGCTGTGGGTTCCCAGATGACCTCCTGGCAGCAGCACCTGGCCCCCTTGGGAGTGTTCCATAAAAGCACCTTCCCAAGGGGGCTTTTTTTATGGCTGAAGTCCGTACACGCGAGGTGTTTTTTTATGACGGATTTTCAAAATACTTTGTTGACAACCCGGGATGGTCGTGATATCGAATTACCATATGATATAAAAATCTAACGCTTGTTAGAAAATTGAAAAGGGGGCAGGACCCATGAACATCTCAAAGAACCTGGAAAATGCAGCGCGTCAATTTCCGGACAACATGGCCCTGATGGCGGACAGCAGATCTTTGACATACCGGCAGTTCAATACGGCAGCCAACCGCATTGCCAAAGCGCTGCAAAAAAAAGGGGTCAGGCCCGGGGACCATATCGGCCTGTGTGCTCCCAATTCTCCGGCCTGGCTGTGTTTTTATTTCGGGGTGCTCAAAATCGGGGCCGTGGCCGTTACCCTGCCCCATGCCATGACCGGAGCCGAGCTGGAACCCGTGCTGGCAGACTGTGAACCGGACATTATTTTTACTGACAAGGCCAAAAAAGAGGTGCTGTCGGCGCTTTCCTGTCCCGGAAAAATGATTCTTGAAACCGATATCATGTTTGAACCCGTGCCGGCCGTTCCCGGCAAAGAAGAAGTCGTCAGCCTGGACCGGCATCCGGATGATGTCGCCGCCATCCTTTACACGGGCGGCACCACAGGCGTGCCCAAAGGGGTGATGCTCACCCACAAGAACATCATGACCTCGGCCTTTAATGTATCTCATAACGAGCGCTCCTGCGAAACCGACCGGGCGTTGTGTTTTCTGCCCCTCAATCACGTGTTTGCCCAGATGCATATCATGAACGCCACCGTGTTCAGTGCCGGGGGCCTGGTGATCCAGCCTGCATTCAACATGGATGCACTTTTGGCCGCCGTTGAAAAATTCAGCGTCACCAAACTGTATGCCGTGCCCACAGTCTACATCCGGCTGCTCTCTCTGCCTGATATCAAAGAAAAACTGGGCACGGTGCGGTATTGTTTTTCCGCCGCCGCCAGCATGGCCAAAGAGGTGGTGCGGGAATGGAAGGCAAAGACCGGCCTGGACATCAATGAAGCATACGGCATGACGGAAAGCGCCTCCATGGTGTCGTTCAACCACTATCACCACCATGTGATCGGTTCCGTGGGCACCCCGGCCCCCAATGTGGAGATCCAGATCCGGGACGAAACCGGCCGGGTCCTGAAACCCAACCAGGAAGGCGAAATCTGCATTGCCGGCCCCAATATCATGAAAGGATATCTCAACCGGCCAGAGGACACGGAAACCGCGTTCTGGGGCCGGTGGTTCCGATCCGGGGATATCGGGTACCTGGATGAGGACAACTACCTGTTCATTGTGGACCGGATCAAGGAGCTGATCATCACGGGTGGAGAAAACGTGTCTCCCCGAGAAATTGAGGAACTGCTGTACACCCGCCACGAAATCGAGGAATGCGCCGTGATCGGACTGCCGGACAAGGAATATGGGGAACGGGTCACGGCGTATGTTGTTTTCCGGCCCGGCCGGGCACTGGACCCCGCTGATCTCAAGGCATATCTCAAAACCCGGCTGTCTTCGTTCAAAGTACCCAAAGAGTTTATCAGCGTCACAGAACTGCCCAAATCCAGCACGGGCAAACTGCTGAAAAGAGAACTCAAACGCCAGGTTTTGGAAGGATAATCCCATGGCCCAGATCATCGCAGACCGGCGGGATGTGGATTTTGTGCTCCATGAGCAGTTTGATGTCTCCCGCCTGAGCACCCATAAAACATATGCCGAGTTCAACAAAAAAGTGATGGACATGATCGTGTCCGAGGCCCGGACCCTGGCGGTCAAAGAGCTGCTTCCTGTCATGAAGACCGGTGACACCGAGGGGTGCCGGTATGAAACCGGCCGGGTCAAAATGCCTGACGCGTTCAAGCGGGCCTGGTATCTTCTGGAAAAAGGCGGGTGGTTTGCCCCGTGCCAGAATCCTGCGTGGGGCGGGCAGGGCATGCCCCACAGCCTCAATGTCATGGCACAGAACTATCTGTTCGGCGCCAACATGGCCCTGATGATGGTGGCGGGCCTTAACCACGGGGCCGGTGAGATCCTGGAGCGGTTCGGAAATGACACCCAGAAGCGTCTGTATCTTGAAAAACTCTACACCGGTCAATGGGGCGGTACCATGGCATTGACCGAACCGGAATCAGGGTCCAACCTGGGAGACCTCCAGACCCGGGCTGTAAAGAATCAGGACGGGACCTACAGTCTGACCGGCACCAAGATTTTCATCAGCGGCGGGGACCAGGACATCACCGCTAACATCATCCACCTGGTGCTGGCCCGATGTGAAAACGCCCCGCCCGGCTCAAAGGGGATCTCATTGTTCGTGGTGCCCAAAATCCATGTGAACGACGACGGCAGCCTGGGCGCGCCCAATGACATCGCGTGCACCGGCATTGAGGAAAAAATGGGCCTGCACGGCAGCCCCACCTGCACCCTGGCCCTGGGCAGCAGCGGCCTCTGCACGGGCACGCTCGTGGGAGAAGAAAACAAAGGCCTTGCCATGAT
Above is a window of Desulfotignum balticum DSM 7044 DNA encoding:
- a CDS encoding molybdopterin-dependent oxidoreductase, with translation MKSSETQIFKTTTWSPGPGCHGGCGVLAHVKNGKLVKIEGDPDHPMNQGRLCARALAMTQYIDHPDRLRSPMRRTGKRGEGKWEAITWEEAFDLIEEKMNTIREEYGPESMVFNVGTGRDIYAWICMLAYAYGSPNVMFGLTGQACYGPRLAAAITVQGDFAVFDAAQWFEDRYDHPGYKVPETMIIWGYNIHATCPDNLFGHWIIDLMKKGTKIICIDPRLSWFGSRAKHHLRLRPGTDSALVMGFLHVVINQGLYDEAFVKKWSNAVHLIRKDTGKLVRESDLFSGGSEKNFAVWDTKDNKPVIWDTTLVGFKDTPDADPAVSGEWEIKTADGGTVACHTVWDAFCARANEYPLDKVENITGVPKKDIHDAAVLYAKSKPGAIHWGVAVDMTPALTPLVTGISALWAITGNLDVPGGNVFARFAFDVVPYALPGTKGAIRLKTEEQDKPRIGANRYMPLNKFYWRCQTDMTLDQIFTEDPYPIKGMWIQTAGIMQGLGMDPKKWRAALEKLDFIVAVDLFHTPTTQYADVVLPAGTFLEKDSFRSWWVPLQTINKVVEVEGCRPDVAINFELARRFDPEFKFDTIHELYDDILKPAGMTFKELQAKGWAYPPEGSASCPYLRHEKGLLRQDGRPGFRTQTGLFELYATLREEWDLEPMPQHEEPPFTPVSRPDLAKEYPLILSTGRRSPAFFHTEHRQIPWLREIDPDPVVEIHPATAAKNHISHGEWMWIENWMGRARYKAKVTPVVPEWMIMAPHGWWFPEKKAAEPDLYGMWDANINQLIPMGHQGKDGQGAPIKHSMCRIYKCEGGRS
- a CDS encoding 4Fe-4S dicluster domain-containing protein: MSPKPQFGLLIDYEYCTGCHTCQVACAQENNWPAGMGGIRVQEIVQTLPNDKHYLTYLPFPTELCILCRPRTKKGLDPACVKHCMAGCMTFGPIDELAEKIKEKPRMVLWVPR
- a CDS encoding class I adenylate-forming enzyme family protein; this translates as MNISKNLENAARQFPDNMALMADSRSLTYRQFNTAANRIAKALQKKGVRPGDHIGLCAPNSPAWLCFYFGVLKIGAVAVTLPHAMTGAELEPVLADCEPDIIFTDKAKKEVLSALSCPGKMILETDIMFEPVPAVPGKEEVVSLDRHPDDVAAILYTGGTTGVPKGVMLTHKNIMTSAFNVSHNERSCETDRALCFLPLNHVFAQMHIMNATVFSAGGLVIQPAFNMDALLAAVEKFSVTKLYAVPTVYIRLLSLPDIKEKLGTVRYCFSAAASMAKEVVREWKAKTGLDINEAYGMTESASMVSFNHYHHHVIGSVGTPAPNVEIQIRDETGRVLKPNQEGEICIAGPNIMKGYLNRPEDTETAFWGRWFRSGDIGYLDEDNYLFIVDRIKELIITGGENVSPREIEELLYTRHEIEECAVIGLPDKEYGERVTAYVVFRPGRALDPADLKAYLKTRLSSFKVPKEFISVTELPKSSTGKLLKRELKRQVLEG